The Chitinophagales bacterium genome includes a region encoding these proteins:
- a CDS encoding TonB family protein — protein MLPILAVLGGLIAVIFLMVFIIKLFFNRKSTEDIIKENQGKPESQSVFVKKYEEANLNKYHGLFLRVGLIFSLGLVILAFSWTTYEKQVKSLGEVVALDEFEIEPPQTQREPPPPPPPPPPEIKVVEDEEIIEEEIEIDIEIEEDTEIEMPEQIEEEEVNEDEIFQVVEDMPQFPGGEQALLKYLASIPYPAIAKENDIEGSVFIRFVIDKEGNVTSVQIAKGTDKILNEAALKHVKKMPKWTPGKQRGKAVKVQYVVPIKFRLS, from the coding sequence ATGTTACCGATATTAGCAGTTCTGGGAGGTTTGATAGCGGTTATTTTCTTAATGGTATTCATCATTAAGCTCTTTTTTAACCGCAAATCCACTGAAGATATAATAAAAGAAAACCAGGGTAAACCTGAGAGTCAGTCTGTATTTGTAAAAAAATATGAAGAGGCTAACCTCAACAAATACCACGGCCTGTTCTTAAGAGTAGGATTGATTTTTTCACTTGGCCTTGTGATTTTAGCTTTTAGTTGGACTACTTATGAAAAGCAAGTGAAGTCTCTTGGAGAAGTAGTGGCATTGGATGAATTTGAGATCGAGCCACCACAAACCCAACGAGAACCACCTCCGCCACCTCCTCCTCCACCACCAGAAATTAAAGTGGTAGAAGATGAAGAAATTATCGAGGAAGAAATTGAGATCGACATAGAGATTGAGGAAGATACTGAAATCGAAATGCCAGAGCAAATCGAAGAGGAAGAAGTTAATGAAGATGAGATATTTCAAGTAGTAGAAGATATGCCTCAGTTTCCTGGTGGTGAGCAAGCATTGCTTAAATACCTTGCGAGTATCCCCTATCCTGCAATTGCGAAAGAAAATGACATTGAAGGATCGGTTTTTATTCGCTTTGTGATAGATAAAGAGGGGAATGTAACAAGTGTGCAAATAGCAAAAGGAACAGATAAAATTTTAAATGAAGCTGCACTGAAACATGTGAAAAAAATGCCCAAATGGACACCGGGCAAACAAAGGGGAAAGGCCGTGAAAGTGCAGTATGTTGTCCCCATTAAATTCAGGCTTTCATAA
- the sprA gene encoding cell surface protein SprA: MNYLQQDTTQQQQEQNQEEETPPPELQYPMQDRDGDFMSDQDRNTLAVDDPSIIEKNVEYDPETDRYILTETINGQNVRPPSYMTFEEYRRYESQRAQQDYWKERSEAINLVEKEGVVPELYVDNSFFDRLFGGTKIDIKPSGNVDITFGGNVQKIDNPTLTERQRKQGGFDFDMNINMNVVGKIGDKLKLNLSYNTEATFDFDNQINLNYEGEEDDIIKKIEAGNVSFPLPTSLINGPQSLFGVRTQLQFGRLTISTVYSQQKSQSQNLSIQDGAQIQEYEVFADDYDENRHFFLAQEFRDSYNQALSSLPNINSLYNVTRVEVWVTNSRGVTQNGVRDVVAFQDLGEPERIARPDVINVRAGADKADNYANDLYSKLNADPATRSIDNSVRVLSSPAFGLENSLDFEKTYARKLTQSEYSFNPQLGYISLNQQLNPNDVLAVAYEYTFNGEVHRVGEFGQDLPQDSISPNKILFLKLLKSTTVAPTQPMWDLMMKNIYSIGAFQINSEDFKLNVLYQDPGGGEKRYIPEGSLQGKPLIGVLNLDNLNNQLDPQPDGIFDYYPGVTINPQNGRIIFPVLEPFGDNLRDAFASGEEDLANNYVYDLLYDSTKIIAQQFPEFNRYVISGTYKSSVSSEISLGAFNIPEGSVTVTAGGRQLVEGQDYDVDYQLGRVKILNEGILNSGAPVNVQFENNALFGFQQKSLFGNRLDYRVNEKLSFGSTFMHMKERPFTQKVNVGDDPISNSIIGFDFNYNTESEFLTWLVDKLPFYETTQTSTFTLAGEMARLKPGHSKAIGDEGTVYVDDFEGVRSAYDLKFPANNWKLASTPEGATGPGGNELFPEASRTGELEYNYNRAKLAWYNIDPLFLRNNVSTPDYIRDNSDLQSNHYVREVLQTEVFPQFTNPTQGFNSNLVTLDMAYYPEERGPYNFESTANGAPGVSRGVAPDGKLKDPSTRWAGVMRNIDNSNFEQSNIEFIEFWVLDPFIYDSLNRNRGDLYFNLGNISEDALKDNRYFYENGLTDPSDPSRMDETVWGRVPRTQPIVNAFDNDPDARAYQDVGYDGLNDGDEREHYSDFLNDVQNVLNADAFQQLQDDPSSDNYRYYRDDNFDDQEVPIIDRYKDFNNPHGNSPVSQGGDFASAQTNLPDSEDLNRDNTLNETESYFQYRVPIFPGMEVGDSYITNTTEATVRLANGNTETVTWYQFKIPINEYDKKVGTIQDFRSIRFIRMFMTDFNEPVVMRFARLELVRNQWRRYLNSLLEPGEYVPDDVFDETLFNVSAVNIEENSERDPIPYVLPEGIQREQNIATQNTAALLNEQSLSVRICDLQDGDSRAVFKNVNLDIRVYERLKMFVHAESLVGEPELQDGDLTAFIRIGRDFKSNYYEYEIPLEVTDYGVSDQDADLIWPDNNELNINLDSLVLVKQIRNLNTVNTTSPYTITDSKGNNISIVGNPDIGKVRSIMLGIRNPKATGETGDDGLTKCVEVWFNELRLEGFEDGGGWAAMGRAETQLADLGNIVVAANMHTIGYGQLEQQVQERFRDNFWQYDFATNLELGKLLPKKLNLRLPFYASISQSFSTPEYDPYDLDIKLSDKLNLLGNDEARDYKRTTQDIITIKSFNFTNVRYMGPEEKEAQPRFYDPENLNFTYAYTITQRSDPLTESDVIKRYRGSLGYNHSPQTKYLYPFKKLIKSRSKWLDIIKDVNVNFFPSNLSFSTDFNRQFGRTQLRKIGGEEIAIDPTFDKYFTWDRFYGIKYNPFQSLSFDFTAANNARIDEPPGAFDGDDAEVKKDSVWSNIYRFGRTTNYTHSTNLSYTAPIDKIPMLDWTQIRASYNTSYTWVAGRLVRDVNGQIVENPFGNTISNTQNVQINGDLNFKNLYNKWNVLKPYNSSRRTNETADQRDKKREANDRRKDRIDKDIEKTKDEISDTKEEIKEMKRSDEEDKKSKIKDLKKQKRTQKQRVKKLRKDKKRITPVESPYASPFIRPLIALKRVSVNYSDNRSTTLPGYLPKTRFLGQDAGFDKPGADFIFGYQPNQQWLDEAASDGWITPDTNLNYQYTQSISKNLNIKATLEPFRDFRVDLTLSKTESENFSEYFKRQFEGGPYEHLNPMTSGSYNITYMAIGTMFKSSEELFENLENYRRPVSQRIGDENPYSTGEYVPVNDTVSSQGYKEGYGPYSQDVIIPAFIAAYTGKNTEEVKLNPFKQTPLPNWRVTYNGLGRMKLFENIFKNVNITHGYNSNFTLSGYISDLNYEGDGYLSPSVIDTLSNNYNPQLAIAQVVISEQFSPLIGIDITWANDITTRFDYKKSRSLSMSMIDYRLSETNTTEFSFSFGYRMKGLTLPFKIGGKKRSLNNDINFNFEFSIRDNVTTNYILDQDISQPTQGMKTIRVSPSIDYVINKRLNIRLFFDRNRTIPATSASYPITNTKAGITLRFSLAQ, encoded by the coding sequence ATGAACTACCTGCAACAAGACACCACACAACAACAGCAAGAACAAAATCAGGAAGAAGAAACACCACCCCCCGAACTGCAATACCCCATGCAAGATCGTGATGGAGATTTCATGAGTGATCAAGATAGAAATACACTGGCAGTTGATGATCCTTCTATTATTGAGAAAAATGTAGAGTACGACCCCGAAACCGACCGCTACATTCTTACTGAAACCATCAATGGGCAAAATGTACGCCCCCCAAGTTACATGACCTTTGAGGAATACCGCAGGTATGAAAGTCAAAGAGCTCAACAGGATTACTGGAAAGAACGCTCAGAAGCCATTAACCTTGTCGAAAAAGAGGGAGTTGTACCTGAACTCTATGTTGATAACAGCTTTTTTGATCGATTGTTCGGGGGTACAAAAATTGACATCAAACCCTCTGGAAATGTTGACATTACCTTTGGCGGGAATGTCCAAAAAATTGACAATCCAACACTCACAGAAAGACAGCGCAAGCAGGGCGGTTTTGATTTCGACATGAACATCAATATGAATGTGGTTGGAAAAATCGGTGATAAGCTAAAACTCAATCTGAGCTACAATACTGAAGCTACTTTTGATTTCGACAATCAAATAAACCTGAACTACGAAGGCGAAGAAGATGATATCATTAAGAAGATAGAGGCCGGAAATGTAAGCTTCCCGCTACCTACCTCGCTCATCAATGGCCCTCAAAGCCTTTTTGGCGTGAGAACCCAACTTCAATTTGGCCGATTGACCATCAGTACGGTATATTCTCAGCAAAAATCCCAGTCGCAAAACCTCAGTATACAGGATGGTGCACAAATTCAGGAATATGAAGTTTTTGCTGATGATTACGATGAAAACCGGCACTTTTTCCTTGCGCAGGAATTTCGCGACAGTTACAATCAGGCTTTATCCAGTTTACCCAACATTAATTCCCTTTACAATGTAACACGGGTAGAAGTATGGGTAACAAACAGCAGAGGAGTTACACAAAACGGGGTGCGGGATGTAGTTGCATTTCAAGATCTTGGAGAACCGGAAAGAATTGCGCGTCCCGATGTGATAAATGTTAGAGCCGGAGCCGATAAGGCAGACAACTATGCAAATGATTTGTACAGCAAGCTAAATGCCGATCCTGCAACCAGGTCAATTGACAACTCGGTTAGAGTTTTATCCTCTCCAGCTTTTGGTTTGGAAAACTCTTTGGATTTTGAAAAAACTTATGCCAGGAAACTTACTCAATCTGAGTATTCTTTTAATCCCCAACTGGGTTATATTTCACTCAATCAACAACTCAATCCAAATGATGTTTTGGCCGTAGCTTATGAATATACTTTTAATGGAGAAGTACACCGAGTAGGTGAGTTTGGACAGGATTTGCCACAAGATTCGATTTCTCCAAATAAGATATTATTTTTAAAACTATTGAAAAGCACTACTGTTGCGCCCACACAGCCCATGTGGGATTTGATGATGAAAAACATATACTCCATTGGGGCTTTTCAGATCAATTCGGAAGATTTTAAACTCAATGTCCTTTATCAAGATCCCGGAGGAGGTGAAAAAAGATATATCCCTGAAGGTAGCCTACAGGGCAAACCACTTATAGGCGTATTAAACTTAGACAATCTCAACAATCAGCTTGACCCGCAGCCCGATGGTATTTTTGATTATTATCCGGGCGTTACCATCAACCCGCAAAATGGACGGATCATTTTTCCTGTGCTTGAACCTTTTGGCGACAATTTAAGAGATGCCTTTGCTTCGGGCGAAGAAGACCTGGCGAATAACTACGTTTATGATTTATTGTATGATTCTACCAAAATTATAGCCCAACAATTCCCTGAATTTAATCGCTATGTGATTTCGGGAACTTATAAATCCAGTGTGTCTTCAGAAATTTCACTGGGAGCCTTTAATATTCCTGAGGGGTCGGTTACTGTTACTGCCGGTGGCAGGCAATTAGTAGAAGGGCAGGATTATGATGTAGATTATCAACTCGGAAGAGTGAAAATTCTAAATGAAGGAATTCTCAATTCAGGAGCACCGGTAAATGTACAGTTCGAAAACAATGCGCTTTTCGGATTTCAACAAAAAAGTCTTTTTGGCAATCGTTTGGATTATCGGGTGAATGAAAAGCTCTCCTTCGGTAGCACATTCATGCATATGAAAGAAAGACCCTTCACGCAAAAAGTAAATGTAGGTGACGACCCAATTTCCAATTCAATCATCGGCTTTGACTTTAACTACAATACAGAATCAGAATTTCTGACCTGGCTTGTTGATAAATTGCCTTTTTATGAAACCACACAAACTTCAACTTTTACGCTTGCCGGTGAAATGGCGCGCCTCAAACCCGGACACTCCAAAGCGATAGGTGATGAAGGAACCGTTTATGTTGATGATTTTGAAGGTGTTAGAAGTGCCTATGACCTGAAATTCCCGGCCAACAACTGGAAGTTGGCGAGTACACCTGAAGGTGCAACAGGGCCGGGAGGCAATGAGCTTTTTCCCGAAGCTTCAAGAACAGGAGAGCTTGAATACAATTACAATCGCGCAAAATTAGCCTGGTACAATATTGACCCGCTTTTCCTAAGAAACAATGTAAGCACACCGGATTATATCCGAGACAATTCCGACCTACAATCCAATCATTATGTGCGAGAAGTGTTGCAAACGGAAGTTTTTCCACAATTTACAAACCCTACCCAGGGTTTCAATTCCAATCTTGTAACACTTGATATGGCTTATTATCCCGAGGAAAGAGGCCCTTATAATTTTGAAAGTACAGCAAATGGAGCCCCGGGAGTTTCCAGAGGAGTGGCTCCGGATGGCAAATTAAAAGATCCAAGTACTCGTTGGGCTGGCGTAATGCGCAATATCGACAACAGCAATTTTGAACAATCCAATATTGAATTCATTGAATTTTGGGTATTGGATCCTTTTATATATGACTCCCTAAACAGAAATAGAGGGGATCTCTATTTCAACCTTGGAAATATTTCAGAAGATGCGCTCAAAGATAATCGCTACTTTTATGAAAACGGACTTACAGATCCTTCCGATCCTTCCAGAATGGACGAAACGGTTTGGGGCCGAGTGCCACGAACACAGCCTATTGTAAATGCCTTTGATAATGACCCCGATGCACGTGCCTATCAGGATGTTGGTTATGATGGCTTAAATGATGGTGATGAAAGGGAGCATTATTCAGATTTTTTGAATGATGTACAAAATGTACTGAATGCAGATGCCTTTCAACAATTACAGGATGATCCTTCAAGTGACAATTATCGCTACTATAGAGATGATAATTTTGATGACCAAGAAGTGCCTATTATTGATCGTTATAAAGATTTTAATAACCCACATGGCAACTCTCCTGTTTCCCAGGGTGGTGATTTTGCCTCAGCCCAAACCAATTTGCCCGATTCTGAAGACCTGAATCGTGACAATACATTGAATGAAACTGAAAGTTATTTTCAGTATCGCGTTCCCATATTTCCCGGAATGGAAGTGGGAGATTCCTATATTACCAATACTACAGAAGCAACTGTGCGGTTGGCCAATGGAAATACGGAAACAGTTACCTGGTACCAGTTTAAAATCCCCATTAATGAATACGATAAAAAAGTAGGAACAATACAGGACTTTCGTTCTATTCGATTTATAAGAATGTTTATGACCGATTTCAATGAACCGGTAGTAATGCGCTTTGCACGTTTGGAATTGGTAAGAAATCAGTGGAGAAGGTATTTGAATTCATTGCTCGAGCCGGGAGAATATGTACCGGATGATGTATTTGACGAAACACTTTTCAATGTTTCTGCTGTAAATATTGAGGAAAATTCTGAACGCGATCCAATTCCATATGTATTACCCGAAGGCATTCAGAGAGAGCAAAATATTGCAACACAAAATACTGCCGCCTTACTTAATGAGCAATCGCTATCGGTTCGTATCTGTGATCTACAGGATGGAGATTCACGTGCTGTATTTAAAAATGTGAATCTTGATATTAGGGTTTATGAGCGGCTCAAAATGTTTGTGCATGCCGAGTCACTTGTTGGTGAACCCGAATTGCAAGATGGTGATCTCACCGCTTTTATAAGAATTGGGCGGGATTTTAAAAGCAATTATTACGAATATGAAATCCCGCTTGAAGTAACAGATTATGGGGTGAGTGATCAAGATGCAGACCTCATTTGGCCAGATAACAATGAGTTAAATATAAATCTTGACAGCCTGGTGCTGGTCAAGCAAATTCGAAATTTGAATACAGTCAATACCACATCTCCCTATACCATTACCGATTCAAAAGGAAATAATATCAGTATAGTTGGAAATCCTGATATTGGAAAAGTACGCAGCATAATGCTCGGTATCAGAAACCCTAAAGCAACAGGAGAAACAGGCGATGATGGGCTTACAAAATGTGTGGAAGTTTGGTTTAATGAGTTGAGACTTGAAGGTTTTGAAGATGGAGGGGGTTGGGCTGCAATGGGACGTGCTGAAACACAATTGGCTGATCTGGGTAATATCGTTGTGGCCGCCAATATGCATACCATTGGATATGGACAGCTTGAGCAGCAGGTTCAGGAGCGATTTAGGGATAATTTCTGGCAATATGACTTTGCCACAAATCTTGAACTCGGCAAGCTATTGCCTAAAAAATTAAACCTAAGATTACCTTTTTATGCCAGTATATCCCAGTCATTCTCAACTCCTGAATACGATCCATATGATTTAGATATAAAGCTTAGCGACAAACTAAACCTCTTAGGTAATGATGAAGCACGAGACTACAAAAGAACAACACAGGACATTATCACAATAAAGAGTTTCAATTTTACCAATGTGCGCTATATGGGGCCTGAAGAAAAAGAAGCCCAACCCCGCTTTTACGATCCTGAAAACCTGAATTTTACTTATGCATATACCATCACACAACGCAGCGACCCATTGACAGAAAGCGATGTGATCAAAAGATACCGGGGTTCGCTCGGTTACAATCACTCCCCACAGACCAAGTACCTGTATCCATTCAAAAAACTCATCAAATCCAGGAGTAAATGGCTCGATATTATAAAAGATGTAAACGTCAATTTCTTCCCTTCAAACCTGAGTTTTAGCACAGATTTCAACAGGCAATTTGGCAGAACACAGCTGCGAAAAATAGGTGGTGAAGAAATAGCTATTGACCCTACATTTGACAAATACTTTACCTGGGACCGTTTTTATGGCATAAAATACAATCCTTTCCAGTCCCTTAGTTTTGATTTTACTGCCGCCAATAATGCACGAATAGATGAACCTCCCGGAGCATTTGATGGAGATGATGCTGAAGTGAAAAAGGATTCTGTATGGAGTAATATTTACCGTTTTGGAAGAACTACCAATTATACCCACTCTACCAATTTGAGCTATACTGCACCTATTGATAAAATACCTATGCTGGATTGGACGCAAATTCGAGCATCATATAACACAAGTTACACATGGGTGGCGGGCCGACTTGTGCGCGATGTCAACGGGCAAATAGTTGAAAACCCATTTGGGAATACAATCTCCAATACACAAAACGTACAGATTAACGGAGATCTAAATTTTAAAAATCTCTACAATAAATGGAATGTACTTAAACCCTATAATTCAAGTAGACGTACCAACGAAACAGCCGACCAAAGAGATAAGAAAAGAGAGGCCAATGACAGAAGAAAAGATCGTATTGATAAAGACATTGAAAAAACCAAAGATGAAATAAGTGATACCAAGGAAGAAATAAAAGAAATGAAACGCTCAGATGAAGAGGATAAAAAAAGCAAAATAAAAGATTTGAAAAAACAAAAGCGCACTCAAAAACAAAGAGTAAAAAAATTGCGCAAAGACAAAAAACGTATAACACCCGTTGAAAGCCCCTATGCAAGCCCATTTATACGGCCATTAATTGCCCTTAAAAGAGTATCAGTAAATTATTCGGACAATCGCTCCACTACATTGCCGGGTTATTTGCCAAAAACGCGTTTTCTGGGACAAGATGCAGGATTCGATAAACCGGGAGCCGATTTTATATTTGGTTACCAACCTAATCAACAGTGGCTGGATGAAGCTGCTTCTGATGGCTGGATTACTCCTGACACAAATTTGAATTATCAATACACACAAAGCATATCTAAAAACCTAAATATAAAAGCAACCCTGGAGCCATTCCGGGATTTTAGAGTTGACCTGACTCTATCTAAAACCGAATCTGAAAATTTCTCGGAATATTTCAAGCGACAATTTGAAGGAGGGCCTTATGAGCACCTAAACCCAATGACCTCAGGAAGCTACAATATTACTTACATGGCTATTGGTACAATGTTTAAAAGCAGCGAGGAGTTGTTTGAAAATCTGGAAAATTACCGCAGGCCTGTATCTCAAAGAATAGGAGACGAAAACCCCTACTCAACTGGAGAATACGTTCCTGTGAACGACACTGTATCTTCGCAGGGCTACAAAGAAGGTTATGGCCCCTATTCGCAGGATGTAATAATTCCGGCATTCATAGCAGCTTATACCGGCAAGAATACAGAAGAAGTTAAACTCAATCCTTTTAAACAAACTCCACTGCCCAATTGGCGGGTCACATACAATGGACTGGGCAGAATGAAACTTTTTGAAAACATTTTTAAGAATGTAAACATTACACACGGTTATAACTCCAATTTCACTCTAAGCGGTTATATTTCAGACCTTAATTATGAAGGGGACGGTTATTTATCTCCATCTGTTATCGATACGCTATCTAACAACTACAATCCTCAATTGGCCATTGCGCAGGTGGTTATAAGCGAACAATTTTCTCCTCTAATTGGAATAGATATTACCTGGGCCAATGATATTACCACACGCTTCGATTATAAAAAATCGCGCAGTCTGAGTATGAGCATGATAGACTATCGCCTTAGCGAAACAAATACTACAGAGTTCAGCTTTAGCTTTGGCTATCGTATGAAAGGCCTGACACTACCATTTAAGATTGGCGGCAAGAAGCGTTCTCTTAACAATGACATTAATTTCAATTTTGAATTCAGTATTCGTGATAATGTCACTACCAATTATATACTCGATCAGGATATTTCTCAACCTACACAAGGCATGAAAACCATCAGGGTATCGCCATCAATAGATTATGTGATAAATAAGCGACTCAATATTCGTTTGTTTTTCGATAGAAACCGTACTATTCCAGCTACTTCAGCCTCATATCCAATCACCAATACCAAGGCAGGTATTACATTGCGCTTCTCTTTAGCACAATAA
- a CDS encoding DUF4286 family protein, with amino-acid sequence MIVYNITIKIEWDVHQKWLAFMREKHIPDMLNTGLFHGHKLYRIMEEDEQDGVTYSVQYHLQNITDYFTYKNDFAKALQEEHTALFKDKFVAFRTLLREV; translated from the coding sequence ATGATTGTTTATAATATTACGATCAAAATAGAGTGGGATGTTCACCAGAAATGGTTGGCTTTTATGCGTGAGAAACACATCCCAGATATGTTAAATACAGGATTGTTCCATGGCCATAAACTATACAGAATTATGGAAGAAGATGAACAGGATGGCGTGACCTATTCCGTTCAATACCATTTGCAAAACATTACGGATTATTTCACTTACAAAAATGATTTTGCCAAAGCACTACAGGAAGAGCATACAGCACTTTTTAAAGATAAATTTGTGGCATTCAGAACGCTGTTGAGAGAAGTATAA
- the gcvH gene encoding glycine cleavage system protein GcvH gives MEFPDNLKYTKEHEWVRVEGNTAFVGVTDFAQRELGDIVYVEIETLDTELEQGEVFGTVEAVKTVSDLYMPVSGKVVAVNEDLEATPEDVNESPYDKGWMIKIELSNTDELDELLSATDYKDLVEA, from the coding sequence ATGGAATTTCCGGATAATTTAAAATACACCAAAGAACACGAATGGGTAAGAGTTGAAGGCAACACGGCTTTTGTTGGTGTCACTGATTTTGCACAGCGCGAATTGGGTGATATTGTTTATGTAGAAATTGAAACTTTAGATACTGAACTGGAACAAGGTGAAGTTTTTGGCACAGTTGAAGCAGTAAAAACAGTATCTGATTTGTATATGCCTGTTTCCGGAAAAGTAGTAGCTGTTAACGAGGATTTGGAAGCCACTCCTGAAGATGTAAACGAATCTCCATACGATAAAGGCTGGATGATAAAAATAGAGTTATCCAATACCGATGAGTTAGATGAGTTATTAAGTGCGACCGACTACAAGGATTTAGTAGAAGCATAA
- a CDS encoding tetratricopeptide repeat protein, whose translation MLKPIKISFLIYRTLFTLVLICFIAGSTFAQQDNRQNLAFEYYQNGEFQKAAEVFEELYDEDQSSTIFYNYLFNALIQIKEFDKAEKIVKKAIKKFPERYGQIIDLGMLYKKQGDLKKGNQVFQQAIDELKPDNSHVVQIANAFSRYNEWEYVIKTYEKARALRNDEHSFSMELASAYENNREAQKAIPHYLNYLGFNSGNKEIVESKLLTHLESPEYSEALKTALLERIQKSGSAVVYTELLIWYFTQADNFKAAFIQARALDKRLNENGQRMINLARAASKQEAYDAAIDCYEYVLEKGSSGRYYLTAKQEMLETRQKRITTGNFNENDLLELDQAYDAFLDEFGLNRNTAKTLRQKAQLHALYMDNYNSAISMLEELINNPQIDKKLVAECKLDLGDFYLMKEEIWEATLLYSQVDKSMDDEPLGELARYKNAQLSYYIGDFGWAQTQLSVLKGATSDLISNDAIELSVFIMDNMGLDTSAHPMELYARAELLSYQKKHDRAWDLLDSITYFYPDHNLKDDILYKKAEISEARRNYSQAKDFYEKMLEMSDPTNLLLDNALFNLAGLYENQLNQPEKAMELYQKIILEFRESIFLIEARKRFRKLRGDQL comes from the coding sequence ATGCTAAAACCAATAAAAATATCCTTCCTTATTTACCGGACATTGTTTACCCTAGTACTGATTTGCTTTATTGCAGGTAGTACCTTTGCTCAACAAGACAATCGGCAAAACCTTGCTTTTGAATATTACCAAAACGGAGAATTTCAAAAGGCAGCTGAAGTATTTGAAGAACTCTATGATGAAGATCAGTCCTCCACTATATTTTACAATTACCTTTTTAATGCACTCATTCAGATCAAAGAATTTGACAAAGCAGAAAAGATTGTAAAAAAGGCAATTAAAAAATTTCCTGAGAGATACGGTCAGATTATTGATCTTGGGATGCTCTACAAAAAACAAGGGGATTTAAAAAAAGGCAACCAGGTATTTCAGCAAGCTATTGATGAATTAAAACCTGATAATAGCCATGTTGTACAAATAGCAAATGCTTTTTCTCGCTACAATGAATGGGAATATGTAATTAAAACATATGAAAAAGCAAGAGCCCTTCGAAATGATGAACACTCATTTAGCATGGAACTTGCTTCAGCATATGAAAACAATAGGGAGGCTCAAAAGGCAATTCCTCATTATCTGAATTATTTAGGCTTTAATTCCGGCAATAAAGAGATAGTAGAAAGCAAATTATTAACACACCTGGAATCTCCGGAATATTCCGAAGCATTAAAAACAGCCTTACTTGAACGTATTCAAAAAAGTGGCTCTGCTGTAGTGTATACAGAATTGCTGATTTGGTATTTCACCCAGGCAGACAATTTTAAAGCAGCATTTATACAGGCCCGTGCACTCGATAAAAGACTCAATGAAAATGGTCAGCGCATGATTAATTTAGCACGTGCTGCCAGTAAACAAGAAGCATACGATGCTGCAATTGATTGCTATGAGTATGTTTTAGAAAAAGGCAGTTCAGGCCGTTATTACTTAACAGCCAAACAGGAAATGCTGGAAACTCGCCAAAAGAGAATAACAACAGGTAATTTCAATGAAAATGATTTGCTTGAACTCGATCAGGCCTATGATGCTTTTCTCGATGAATTTGGACTGAACAGGAACACTGCCAAGACTCTTCGGCAAAAAGCACAATTACATGCATTGTACATGGATAATTATAATAGTGCCATTAGCATGCTTGAAGAATTGATCAACAATCCACAAATCGATAAAAAATTGGTAGCAGAATGCAAACTCGATCTCGGTGATTTTTACCTAATGAAAGAGGAAATATGGGAAGCTACACTGCTCTATTCACAGGTAGATAAATCTATGGACGATGAACCGCTTGGTGAATTGGCACGCTATAAAAATGCACAACTCAGTTATTATATCGGTGATTTTGGCTGGGCGCAAACACAATTGAGCGTTTTAAAAGGAGCCACCTCAGACCTTATTTCCAATGATGCCATCGAGCTCAGTGTTTTTATAATGGACAATATGGGACTGGACACCTCCGCACATCCTATGGAATTGTATGCAAGGGCTGAATTGCTCTCTTATCAGAAAAAACACGACCGAGCATGGGATTTGCTCGATTCCATTACTTATTTCTATCCCGATCACAATTTGAAAGATGATATACTGTACAAAAAAGCAGAGATCAGTGAAGCGCGTAGGAATTATTCCCAAGCAAAAGATTTTTATGAAAAAATGCTGGAAATGTCTGATCCTACAAACCTGCTTTTAGACAATGCTTTATTTAATTTGGCCGGGCTATACGAGAATCAGCTCAATCAGCCCGAAAAAGCGATGGAACTCTATCAAAAAATTATTCTGGAATTTAGAGAGAGTATTTTTCTTATAGAAGCCAGAAAGCGTTTCAGAAAATTAAGAGGAGATCAACTGTAA
- a CDS encoding VanZ family protein — translation MIFSLRHFTPVIIWLLLILFSAILPGNEIPETGFKGFDKIVHISIYAVLCFLLKIALHKQFVYSYRSYRVKYYAVTIAFLYGFLMELIQHLFTSNRSFELLDILANTVGCMVGVLIFAFVYRKI, via the coding sequence TTGATTTTTTCATTAAGGCATTTCACCCCGGTAATTATTTGGCTGCTGTTGATTTTGTTCAGTGCTATATTACCTGGCAATGAAATCCCAGAGACCGGTTTCAAAGGATTTGACAAAATCGTGCATATTTCTATATATGCAGTTTTATGCTTCTTGTTGAAAATTGCACTGCACAAGCAGTTTGTATATAGCTACAGAAGTTATAGGGTAAAATACTACGCTGTGACAATTGCTTTTCTTTATGGCTTTTTGATGGAATTAATTCAGCATCTCTTTACTTCAAACCGATCTTTTGAGTTGCTTGATATATTGGCAAATACTGTAGGTTGTATGGTAGGAGTATTGATTTTTGCATTCGTTTACCGCAAAATCTAA